The Polaribacter tangerinus genome has a segment encoding these proteins:
- the rsmG gene encoding 16S rRNA (guanine(527)-N(7))-methyltransferase RsmG, with product MDIIHKYFTNLTPTQIAQFAQLQSLYKDWNLKINVVSRKDIDELYLRHVLHSLGIAKVINFKPGAKILDVGTGGGFPGVPLAILFPEVQFHLVDSIGKKIKVVNEVVEGLGLENVKTSNCRVEELKDTYDFIVSRAVAQMETFVGWTKGRIAKKQNHELKNGILYLKGGDLSEELKLYTSATIYNLPDYFDEDFFETKKVVHLGMKYKS from the coding sequence ATGGATATTATTCACAAATATTTTACAAATTTAACACCTACTCAAATAGCTCAATTTGCGCAATTACAGTCTTTATACAAAGATTGGAATTTAAAAATTAATGTTGTTTCTAGAAAAGATATAGACGAACTTTATTTAAGACATGTATTGCACTCTCTAGGAATTGCAAAAGTTATAAATTTTAAACCTGGTGCTAAAATTTTAGATGTTGGAACAGGTGGTGGTTTTCCTGGAGTACCATTGGCAATTTTGTTTCCGGAAGTTCAATTTCATTTGGTAGACTCTATTGGTAAAAAGATAAAAGTAGTAAATGAAGTTGTAGAAGGTTTGGGTTTAGAAAATGTAAAAACAAGCAATTGCAGAGTAGAAGAGCTAAAAGATACGTACGATTTTATTGTTAGTAGAGCTGTAGCACAAATGGAAACTTTTGTAGGTTGGACAAAAGGAAGAATTGCTAAAAAGCAAAACCACGAATTAAAAAATGGTATACTTTATTTGAAGGGTGGAGATTTATCGGAAGAGCTAAAATTATATACCTCTGCAACTATTTACAATTTACCAGATTATTTTGATGAAGATTTTTTTGAAACAAAAAAAGTGGTTCATTTAGGAATGAAGTACAAGTCTTAA
- the obgE gene encoding GTPase ObgE, translated as MTEGNFVDYIKIYASSGKGGQGSMHLHREKFITKGGPDGGDGGRGGHIILRGDKNMWTLFHLKFKRHFRADSGGAGSASRSTGADGKDVYIDVPLGTIIRDADTDEIILEITEDKKEVVLLRGGKGGLGNWHFKSSTNQTPRYSQPGMDGAEGWFRMELKLLADVGLVGFPNAGKSTLLSVLTAAKPKIADYAFTTLKPNLGIVEHRNHQTFVIADIPGIIEGAAEGKGLGHRFLRHIERNSALLFLIPADSDDIQKEYNVLLNELKKHNPELLDKERLLAISKTDMLDDELIAEIKEDLPKGIETIFISSVAEIGLQTLKDKLWKMLN; from the coding sequence ATGACAGAAGGAAACTTCGTTGATTATATAAAAATATATGCTTCCTCTGGCAAAGGAGGTCAGGGATCTATGCATTTACATAGAGAAAAATTTATTACCAAAGGAGGTCCTGATGGTGGTGATGGTGGTCGAGGCGGACATATTATTTTACGTGGAGATAAAAATATGTGGACGCTGTTTCACCTAAAATTTAAAAGACATTTTAGAGCAGACTCTGGTGGCGCCGGTAGTGCCAGTAGAAGTACTGGAGCAGATGGAAAAGATGTGTATATTGATGTACCACTAGGCACAATAATTAGAGATGCAGACACCGACGAAATTATTTTAGAAATAACTGAAGATAAGAAAGAAGTAGTACTACTACGTGGTGGAAAAGGCGGACTAGGAAACTGGCATTTTAAATCGTCTACAAATCAAACACCAAGGTATTCTCAACCTGGTATGGATGGTGCTGAAGGATGGTTTCGAATGGAACTTAAACTTTTGGCAGATGTTGGTTTAGTAGGTTTCCCTAATGCAGGAAAATCTACATTGTTATCTGTATTAACCGCTGCAAAACCTAAAATTGCAGATTATGCATTTACAACTTTAAAACCGAATTTGGGTATTGTAGAACATCGAAATCATCAAACATTTGTAATTGCAGATATTCCTGGTATTATTGAAGGTGCTGCCGAAGGAAAAGGACTTGGACATCGGTTTTTAAGACACATTGAAAGAAATTCTGCCTTGCTATTTTTAATTCCTGCAGATAGTGATGACATTCAAAAAGAATATAATGTTTTATTAAATGAGTTAAAAAAACACAATCCAGAGTTGTTAGACAAAGAAAGGTTGTTGGCAATTTCTAAAACAGATATGTTAGACGATGAACTAATAGCAGAAATTAAAGAAGATTTACCAAAAGGTATCGAAACTATATTTATTTCTTCTGTTGCAGAAATAGGTTTACAAACCTTAAAAGATAAACTCTGGAAAATGTTAAATTAA
- a CDS encoding fatty acid desaturase family protein — translation MKTINFSRVDKAKFFRTLNKRVNAYFKENGIRRTGNWKLYTKAIIMFSLFLIPFILVLTVSMPQWAMISLMVVTGIGMAGVGMNVMHDSNHDSFSSKNWVNKLMGSSIYILAGNVYNWKVQHNVLHHTFTNVEGHDEDIDAGRIIRFSEHSKWFPIHKIQKYYSIFLYGLLTINWAITTDVKQMHRYLKRKLSYGKFPNPRTEWTKLVISKIAYYALWIVLPILVLDIAWWKVMVGFFVMHYTAGMILSMVFQLAHIVPKTTMPLPDKEGNLEHTWAVHQLYTTSNFAPSNWLINFYTGGLNHQVEHHIFPHISHVHYSKLAKIVKETAKEFNLPYNEYATTRKAIIEHFKHLGILGKKPELA, via the coding sequence ATGAAAACAATCAACTTCTCTAGAGTAGACAAAGCAAAATTTTTTAGAACCCTTAATAAAAGAGTAAATGCGTACTTTAAAGAAAATGGTATACGAAGAACAGGTAACTGGAAACTATATACAAAAGCAATTATTATGTTTTCTTTATTTTTAATTCCATTTATACTAGTTTTAACAGTTTCTATGCCACAATGGGCAATGATTTCTTTAATGGTAGTTACGGGTATAGGGATGGCTGGTGTAGGAATGAATGTAATGCACGACAGTAATCACGATTCATTTTCTAGCAAAAACTGGGTAAATAAACTCATGGGAAGTAGCATTTATATTTTAGCTGGTAATGTTTATAATTGGAAAGTACAACACAATGTTTTACACCATACTTTTACCAATGTAGAAGGACATGATGAAGATATTGATGCTGGGAGAATTATTCGTTTTTCAGAACACTCTAAATGGTTTCCTATACATAAAATTCAAAAATATTATTCGATATTTTTATATGGCTTACTAACTATAAACTGGGCAATTACTACAGATGTAAAACAAATGCATCGCTATTTAAAAAGAAAATTATCTTATGGTAAATTTCCAAATCCAAGAACGGAATGGACCAAATTAGTAATTTCTAAAATAGCTTATTATGCACTTTGGATTGTATTACCAATATTAGTTTTAGATATTGCTTGGTGGAAAGTAATGGTTGGTTTTTTTGTTATGCATTATACTGCTGGTATGATTTTGAGCATGGTTTTTCAATTAGCACATATTGTTCCTAAAACAACAATGCCTTTGCCAGATAAAGAAGGAAATTTAGAGCACACTTGGGCAGTCCATCAATTATACACTACTTCTAACTTTGCCCCTAGTAATTGGTTGATAAATTTCTATACAGGTGGTTTAAATCATCAAGTTGAACATCATATTTTTCCACATATTTCTCATGTTCATTACAGTAAATTAGCTAAAATTGTAAAAGAAACTGCCAAAGAGTTTAATTTGCCATATAATGAGTATGCAACAACTAGAAAAGCAATTATAGAACACTTTAAACATTTAGGCATTTTAGGAAAAAAACCAGAATTAGCATAA
- a CDS encoding pyridoxal phosphate-dependent aminotransferase yields the protein MKHPLSDRINSLPVSQTLAMAAKARELRAEGKDIIGLSLGEPDFNTPDFIKDAAIEAINQNYNSYSPVDGYAELKEAICVKFKRDNNVSYTPNQIVVSTGAKQSIANIAQVLLNPGDEVLLPAPYWVSYSAIATLCEAKYIEIPSTIENDFKITPSQLEAAITPKTKMIFFNSPNNPSGTIYSEAEYRALAAVLEKHPQIFILSDEIYEHVNYNVKPFSFAAIESMYNRTITVNGLAKAFAMTGWRIGYIGAPEWIAKACTKMQGQITSGTNCIAQRAAITAVLAPVSKIQYMVSEFKTRRDIIIELLKEIEGFKVNVPEGAFYVFPDISYFFGKTIDGFSIENASDFSLFLLEKANVATVTGEAFGAPNSIRISYAASELQIREAIKRIKKALQ from the coding sequence ATGAAACACCCTTTATCGGACAGAATTAACAGTTTACCTGTTTCACAAACACTAGCTATGGCTGCAAAAGCCAGAGAATTAAGAGCAGAAGGAAAAGATATTATTGGTTTAAGTTTGGGAGAACCAGACTTTAATACGCCAGATTTTATTAAAGATGCTGCCATAGAAGCAATCAATCAAAATTACAATTCTTACTCTCCAGTAGATGGTTACGCAGAACTAAAAGAAGCTATTTGTGTAAAATTTAAAAGAGATAATAATGTAAGCTATACCCCAAATCAAATAGTAGTATCTACAGGCGCAAAACAATCTATTGCAAATATTGCGCAAGTATTGCTAAACCCTGGAGATGAAGTTTTACTCCCAGCTCCTTATTGGGTTAGCTATTCTGCTATTGCAACTCTTTGTGAGGCAAAATACATAGAAATTCCCTCTACTATAGAAAATGATTTTAAAATTACACCTTCGCAATTAGAGGCTGCAATTACACCAAAAACAAAAATGATTTTCTTTAACTCGCCAAACAACCCAAGCGGAACTATATATAGTGAAGCAGAATACAGAGCTTTGGCAGCTGTTTTAGAAAAACACCCACAAATATTTATTCTATCGGATGAAATTTACGAACACGTAAACTATAACGTTAAGCCTTTTAGTTTCGCAGCCATAGAAAGCATGTATAACCGAACAATAACAGTAAACGGATTGGCAAAAGCATTTGCCATGACAGGCTGGAGAATTGGTTATATTGGCGCACCAGAATGGATTGCAAAAGCTTGTACAAAAATGCAAGGACAAATTACCTCTGGTACTAACTGTATCGCTCAAAGAGCAGCTATAACAGCAGTATTAGCTCCAGTTTCTAAAATACAATACATGGTCAGCGAGTTTAAAACTCGTAGAGATATTATTATTGAATTGTTAAAAGAAATTGAAGGTTTTAAAGTAAATGTACCAGAAGGTGCTTTTTACGTTTTTCCAGATATTTCTTACTTTTTCGGTAAAACTATAGATGGTTTTTCTATAGAAAATGCCAGCGATTTTTCTTTATTTTTATTGGAAAAAGCAAATGTGGCAACCGTTACTGGTGAAGCTTTTGGTGCCCCAAATAGTATTAGAATTTCGTATGCAGCCTCTGAACTCCAAATAAGAGAAGCTATAAAAAGAATAAAGAAAGCACTTCAATAG
- a CDS encoding BlaI/MecI/CopY family transcriptional regulator, with protein MNKQLTKAEEQIMQVLWSLQEASVKEVIDKLPAPKPAYNTVSTIIRILETKEFVSHKPEGRGFLYYPIINKETYTNQSLHKLMNGYFDGSFKSMVSFFVRENKMDVKELEAILKEVNKKK; from the coding sequence ATGAATAAACAATTAACGAAAGCAGAAGAGCAGATTATGCAAGTTTTATGGAGTTTACAAGAAGCTTCTGTAAAGGAAGTTATAGATAAATTGCCAGCGCCTAAACCTGCCTACAACACAGTCTCTACCATTATTAGAATTTTAGAAACTAAAGAGTTTGTAAGTCATAAACCAGAAGGAAGAGGGTTTTTGTACTATCCTATAATAAACAAAGAAACATATACTAACCAGAGTTTACATAAATTAATGAATGGTTATTTCGATGGTTCTTTTAAAAGTATGGTATCTTTCTTTGTGAGAGAAAATAAAATGGATGTAAAAGAGCTAGAAGCTATTCTAAAAGAAGTTAACAAGAAGAAGTAA
- a CDS encoding DUF456 domain-containing protein: MDIILLIVGFALMLLGIIGSFLPILPGPLTSWFGFLVLQYTSIVPFNWGFLGVTLAIAIIIWMIDYLIPAIGSKKFGGSKYGAYGTTIGLIIGLLSPIPFGIVIGAFLGAFLGELIFNNSTTKRAVKAAVGSLLGLLASSALKFFVSVVFFVLFVLQFWDYKSDFLSLF, from the coding sequence ATGGATATAATTTTACTTATTGTTGGTTTTGCGTTGATGCTGCTTGGCATAATTGGTTCATTTTTACCTATTCTTCCGGGCCCACTAACTAGTTGGTTTGGTTTTTTAGTACTTCAGTACACTAGCATTGTTCCCTTTAATTGGGGGTTTTTAGGAGTAACACTTGCGATAGCAATTATTATTTGGATGATAGATTATTTGATCCCTGCAATTGGCAGCAAAAAATTTGGAGGCAGTAAATATGGAGCTTATGGTACAACAATAGGTTTAATTATAGGCTTGCTTTCTCCTATTCCTTTTGGCATTGTAATTGGAGCGTTTTTGGGTGCTTTCTTAGGAGAATTAATATTTAATAATTCAACAACTAAAAGAGCTGTAAAAGCTGCTGTTGGCTCTTTACTGGGCTTGCTTGCCTCGAGTGCTCTTAAATTTTTTGTTTCTGTGGTTTTCTTTGTACTTTTTGTTTTACAATTTTGGGATTACAAATCAGACTTCTTATCGCTTTTTTAG
- a CDS encoding M56 family metallopeptidase: MINYIIQVVLFQVLFLAVYDFFLSKETFFTKNRWYLLSTPIISFLLPLVKIPTFQKAVSHEYMVYLPEIVLSPEKVIQETAFYQSINYVDIIFGIGVIIFSVLFVYRLITIVHLISSYRVVKKKAYTLVLIPNQKCAFSFFNYIFLGAEIPETQKTQIIAHELVHSKQKHTLDLLLFELLKIVMWYNPMIFIYQKRITLVHEYISDEIATKTATKENYINQMLSNFFQVDNIAFIN, translated from the coding sequence ATGATAAATTATATAATTCAGGTCGTTTTATTTCAAGTATTATTTTTGGCTGTTTATGATTTTTTTCTGAGTAAAGAAACTTTTTTTACTAAGAATAGATGGTATTTATTGAGTACTCCAATTATTTCTTTTCTATTGCCATTAGTAAAAATACCAACGTTTCAAAAAGCAGTTTCACATGAATATATGGTGTATTTACCAGAAATTGTCTTGTCTCCAGAAAAAGTAATTCAAGAAACAGCCTTTTACCAGTCTATAAATTATGTAGATATAATTTTTGGTATTGGTGTTATTATTTTTAGCGTACTTTTTGTATATCGACTTATTACAATAGTACACTTAATTAGTTCTTACAGGGTGGTTAAGAAAAAAGCATATACGTTGGTTTTAATACCAAATCAAAAATGTGCATTTTCATTTTTTAATTATATTTTCTTAGGAGCAGAAATCCCTGAAACTCAAAAAACTCAAATTATTGCTCATGAATTAGTGCATAGCAAACAAAAACACACTTTAGATTTATTGTTGTTCGAGCTTTTAAAAATAGTTATGTGGTATAATCCTATGATTTTTATTTATCAGAAAAGAATCACTTTAGTACACGAATATATTTCGGATGAGATTGCAACCAAAACCGCAACCAAAGAGAACTATATCAATCAAATGTTATCTAATTTTTTTCAAGTCGATAACATTGCATTTATAAACTAG
- the lysS gene encoding lysine--tRNA ligase, which yields MQLSEQEVVRREKLTKLRELGINPYPANLFPVTSNSKEIKEHFTEGKEVVIAGRLMVINIQGKASFGQLQDGEGRIQLYFNRDEICPGEDKSLYNTVFKKLLDLGDFVGITGTLFTTQVGEKTVMVKDFKMLSKSLKPLPIPKVKDGVTYDAFKDPEMRYRQRYADLVVNPHVKEVFVKRTKLFNAMRSFFNNAGYFEVETPVLQPIPGGAAARPFITHHNSLDIPLYMRIANELYLKRLIVGGFDGVYEFSKNFRNEGMDRTHNPEFTAMEIYVSYKDYNWMMDFCEQLLEHCAIAVNGTSEATFGEHKIDFKAPYKRITMRDSILEFTGFDIYNKTENDIRTAAKSMGIEVDETMGKGKLIDEIFGEKCEGNYIQPTFITDYPKEMSPLCKEHRENPELTERFELMVCGKEIANAYSELNDPIDQRERFEHQLKLAQKGDDEATEFIDEDFLRALEYGMPPTSGMGIGMDRLIMFLTNNQSIQEVLFFPQMRPEKKGPSIELNDDEKAVLTMITKAGKIDLNMLKEQAGLSNKKWDKTIKGLTKKEVAKVTKTDDGLFVEVV from the coding sequence ATGCAATTATCAGAACAAGAAGTTGTACGTAGAGAAAAGCTAACAAAATTACGCGAATTGGGTATTAACCCTTATCCGGCAAATTTATTTCCGGTAACTAGTAATTCGAAAGAAATAAAAGAGCACTTTACAGAAGGGAAAGAGGTAGTAATTGCAGGACGTTTAATGGTTATAAACATTCAGGGAAAAGCCTCATTTGGTCAATTACAAGACGGTGAGGGCAGAATTCAACTATATTTTAACAGAGATGAAATTTGCCCTGGTGAAGACAAATCTTTGTACAATACTGTTTTTAAAAAACTACTCGATTTGGGTGATTTTGTAGGAATAACAGGTACTTTATTTACGACTCAAGTGGGTGAAAAAACAGTAATGGTTAAAGATTTTAAAATGCTTTCTAAATCTTTAAAACCACTTCCGATTCCGAAGGTAAAAGATGGGGTTACGTATGATGCTTTTAAAGACCCAGAAATGCGTTACCGACAACGATATGCCGATTTAGTAGTAAATCCGCATGTGAAAGAAGTTTTTGTAAAGCGTACAAAATTGTTTAATGCCATGCGCTCTTTCTTTAATAATGCAGGTTATTTTGAAGTTGAAACACCCGTGTTACAACCTATACCAGGTGGCGCTGCAGCAAGGCCTTTTATAACGCATCATAATTCTTTAGATATTCCGTTGTACATGAGAATTGCCAATGAATTGTATTTAAAAAGGTTGATTGTTGGTGGTTTTGACGGTGTTTACGAGTTTTCTAAAAACTTTAGAAATGAAGGGATGGATAGAACTCATAATCCTGAGTTTACAGCCATGGAAATTTATGTTTCTTATAAAGATTACAATTGGATGATGGACTTCTGTGAACAATTATTGGAGCACTGTGCTATTGCCGTAAACGGAACATCTGAAGCTACTTTTGGAGAGCATAAAATAGACTTTAAAGCGCCATATAAAAGAATAACTATGCGAGATTCTATTTTAGAGTTTACCGGTTTTGATATTTATAACAAAACAGAAAACGATATTAGAACAGCTGCAAAATCTATGGGAATTGAGGTTGATGAAACGATGGGGAAAGGAAAACTGATTGATGAAATTTTTGGAGAAAAATGTGAAGGTAATTACATTCAGCCTACTTTTATTACAGACTACCCAAAAGAAATGTCGCCACTTTGTAAAGAACATAGAGAAAACCCAGAACTTACCGAACGTTTCGAATTAATGGTTTGTGGAAAAGAAATTGCCAACGCTTACTCTGAATTAAACGACCCTATTGATCAAAGAGAACGTTTTGAACATCAATTAAAATTAGCTCAAAAAGGAGATGATGAAGCCACCGAATTTATTGATGAAGATTTTTTACGTGCCTTGGAGTACGGAATGCCACCAACCTCTGGAATGGGGATAGGAATGGACCGTTTAATAATGTTTTTAACCAACAATCAATCTATACAAGAAGTGTTGTTTTTCCCTCAAATGAGACCAGAAAAAAAGGGTCCTTCTATTGAATTAAATGATGATGAAAAAGCGGTTTTAACTATGATTACCAAAGCAGGAAAGATAGATTTAAATATGTTAAAAGAACAAGCTGGCTTATCGAATAAAAAATGGGACAAAACTATAAAAGGCTTAACTAAAAAAGAAGTGGCAAAAGTTACCAAAACTGATGATGGCTTGTTTGTAGAGGTTGTTTAA
- a CDS encoding energy transducer TonB: MNQLKYLVLIPVLISMLFYTSCSDTTSKEALVSSKAIQTAFRNKDGVLKAQKLQKSTYLDSYIGKEAPIGAKEISLSDLSLEESAEFEQLKEKLEYNMGDRYDLKEAFTFRLFKMPNGRNATALILNLEKMKNSNLLDIDEKVETKKTVSFFKIDKKPIFPGCESEDKDCFTKGVQNHFSANFNKDISNNLGLESGKKRIFISFKVATDGTVQDIKVRAPHPEIEQEVVRVISSLPKMEPGENKGKKVAVSFNIPFVLLIE; this comes from the coding sequence ATGAATCAATTAAAATATTTGGTATTAATTCCAGTATTAATTTCTATGCTTTTTTATACTTCTTGTTCAGATACTACAAGCAAAGAGGCTTTAGTTTCTAGTAAGGCAATACAAACGGCATTTAGAAATAAAGATGGAGTTTTAAAAGCTCAAAAATTGCAAAAAAGCACCTATTTAGATTCATATATTGGTAAAGAAGCACCAATAGGAGCTAAAGAAATTTCACTATCAGATTTATCTTTAGAAGAGAGCGCAGAGTTCGAACAATTAAAAGAAAAGTTAGAATATAATATGGGAGATCGATATGATTTAAAGGAGGCCTTTACTTTCAGGCTTTTTAAAATGCCAAATGGTAGAAATGCTACAGCTCTAATTCTAAATCTAGAAAAGATGAAAAACTCAAACTTACTAGACATAGATGAAAAAGTAGAAACAAAAAAGACGGTCTCTTTTTTTAAAATTGACAAAAAGCCAATTTTTCCAGGTTGTGAATCAGAAGATAAAGATTGTTTTACTAAGGGTGTACAAAATCATTTTTCGGCTAACTTTAATAAAGATATATCTAATAATTTAGGATTAGAAAGTGGTAAAAAAAGAATTTTTATCAGTTTTAAAGTAGCCACGGATGGAACTGTACAAGATATTAAGGTGAGAGCCCCACATCCCGAAATAGAACAAGAGGTGGTTCGAGTAATTAGTAGTTTACCGAAAATGGAACCAGGTGAAAATAAAGGTAAAAAGGTTGCAGTAAGCTTTAATATTCCCTTTGTATTGTTAATAGAATAA
- a CDS encoding adenylate kinase, protein MKLLKLHDLYFKPYISKEEIADIVRFMVKQVKADLPKGEVPIFVGILNGCFLFAADFIREFNGNCEISFVKLASYQGTTSTEKVRELVGINEDLTGRTVIILEDIIDTGNTLQEIYNIFRDKKVKQLKVASLFFKPDVFRKELPIDYIGKSIEDKFIVGYGLDYNNLGRNYAAIYQLTTPPKMKNIVLFGPPGAGKGTQAEFFKKMYNLVHISTGDVFRFNIKNETELGLLAKEYMDKGDLVPDEVTINMLKEEVTKNNNAKGFIFDGFPRTESQAKALDAFLSDKGEQINAMIALEVPEDILVKRLLERGKTSGRTDDTDEAKIRNRFNEYNTKTAILKDYFNAQNKYFGINGVGSIEEITQRIAKVFDTL, encoded by the coding sequence ATGAAGTTACTTAAACTACACGACCTATATTTTAAACCCTACATCAGCAAAGAAGAGATTGCAGATATTGTAAGGTTTATGGTAAAACAAGTAAAAGCAGATTTACCAAAAGGGGAAGTACCTATTTTTGTGGGTATTTTAAACGGGTGCTTTTTATTTGCTGCAGACTTTATAAGAGAGTTTAATGGAAATTGTGAAATTTCGTTCGTAAAGCTAGCATCCTATCAAGGAACAACATCAACAGAAAAAGTTAGAGAATTAGTAGGTATTAATGAAGACTTAACAGGAAGAACTGTAATTATTTTAGAAGATATTATTGATACCGGAAACACATTACAAGAAATTTATAATATCTTTAGAGATAAAAAAGTTAAACAACTAAAAGTTGCCTCGTTATTTTTTAAGCCAGATGTATTTAGAAAAGAACTTCCTATAGATTATATTGGAAAAAGTATTGAAGATAAATTTATAGTTGGTTATGGATTAGATTACAATAATTTAGGAAGAAACTACGCAGCTATTTACCAATTAACAACACCACCAAAAATGAAAAACATTGTACTATTCGGACCTCCTGGTGCAGGAAAGGGAACACAAGCAGAATTTTTTAAAAAAATGTATAATTTAGTTCATATCTCTACAGGAGATGTGTTTCGATTTAATATAAAAAATGAAACTGAATTAGGTCTTTTAGCAAAAGAATATATGGATAAAGGAGATTTAGTTCCGGATGAAGTTACCATAAATATGCTAAAAGAAGAAGTAACTAAAAACAACAATGCTAAAGGTTTTATTTTTGATGGTTTTCCAAGAACAGAATCTCAAGCAAAAGCACTTGATGCTTTTTTAAGCGATAAAGGAGAGCAAATTAATGCAATGATAGCACTAGAAGTTCCTGAAGATATTTTAGTAAAACGTTTGCTAGAGAGAGGAAAAACAAGTGGTAGAACAGACGATACTGATGAGGCTAAAATTAGAAATCGTTTTAACGAATACAATACAAAAACTGCCATTTTAAAAGATTATTTTAATGCTCAGAACAAATATTTTGGTATAAATGGCGTTGGCTCTATTGAGGAAATTACACAACGAATTGCTAAGGTATTTGATACGCTATAA